The DNA sequence CTCGATGCATGGGCCGGAATCTTGCGCAACACGTCGATGATCTCGGCAGGCACGCCAGCGCCGCGCGCCATCCGCTTCTTGAACTCTGCCAGGTCGTCGCCGCTGGGAAGTTCGCCGTACAGAATCAGGTAGGCGGTCTCTTCGAACGTTGAGTTCGTCGCCAGGTCCTCGACCGAGTAGCCCCGGTAGTGCAACCCTTCGTCAACGTTGCTGATGCCGGTTTCGCCGGCGATTACGCCTTCCAGGCCCGGACTGTAGACGGCTTCACTCATGAATTCGCCTCGTGATGAAAGTAGGCCCGGTCGCGGGCTTCGTATCCAGTGTATCCGAGTAGATCGTAGAGTTCTTGTCGCGATTGCATGCGGTCGAGCAGGCCCTGCTGCGTGCCTGTTCCCGCGATCACGGCCAGCGCGTCGGTAACGGCCTTCATCGCTACGCGCAGCAGCGTGACAGGCAATAGCACGCCTGCATAGCCCAGCTGTTGCAAATCGGCCAGCGGCAACAGCGGGCTCTGACCAAACTCGGTCATGTTGGCCACCAGCGGCGCGCGAATGGTGTGAGCGAATTGTTCGAATTCGGCGATGGTGCCGAGCGCCTCGGGAAAAATCCAATCGGCGCCCGCGTCCAGATAGCGATGCGCCCGGTCGAGCGCCGCATCCATGCCGTGTACGCCGCGGGCGTCGGTGCGGGCCAGGATGATGACGTCGCTGTTGCCACGCGCGGCGACCGCGGCGCGGAGCTTGGAACACATTTCGGCCGGTTCGACCAGCGTTTTGCCCGACAGGTGTCCGCAGCGTTTCGGCAGCCGCTGATCTTCGAGCTGGATGGCCGCGGCTCCGGCGGCGATCAGTTCGGTCACGGTGCGTTCGACGTTCACGGCTTCGCCAAAGCCGGTGTCGGCGTCGACGATCAGCGGAATCGATACGGAACGAGTCAGCCGGGTCGTCTCGTTGGCTAGTTCCGAGAGCGTGAACAGCCCGATATCGGGTAGCGCCAGCGCTCCGGCGGAAAATGCGGCACCAGACAGATACATGGCGCGGAAGCCGGCCCGCTCGATCAGCTTGGCGGCCAGCGCGTCGAAGGCGCCCGGAATAAGGATCGTCGATTCCTTGACCGCGTCACGCAGCAATGTGCCAGGAGAGATCGAGGCCACGAAGCAACCTTCCAGCGAAACGGGGAAAGCGAGCACGCCCGCTTGCCGGAATATAGGGAGCGACGGCTCCCTTCCGCAAGGGGCGCGGCGGGCAACGGCCCTGACGGACGACCTATCGTTAGCGTTAGAATATGACTCGTCCCTGCGGCAATCGCTGATCGTGCAGGGTTCGCCTGTTAAAGGAAACGAGTCCTCAAAGTGTCGGCCGCCGCGATGCACGAAGAACCTCCCCATGGACAGCAGCCGAACCGATGGGGGCATTGCGCGGAAATCGCGCTCGTATTTCTGGTGTTCGCGTTATACGCCGGTTGGCCGATCCCCGAGCCGAACGAACCCTATTACCTGGCTAAGGCCAAGCACCACTGGGATCCGTCCTGGATCGATCACGACTTCTTTCTCGACTCGGCCGATTCGCATTGGACCTTTTACGTCACCGTGGGCTGGCTGAGCCGTTGGCTCTCGCTACCGACCATGGCGCTGGCGGGGCGCGTCGTCACCTGGTTGCTCTTGGCCTGTGCCTGGCAGCGATTGAGTTGGGCCCTGGTCCCCAGGCGCGGCGCTGCGCTACTTTCGGCCGCGTTGCTGGTGGCCTTGAACGAGAACTTTCAAATGGCGGGCGAATGGGTTGTCGGGGGTTTCGAGGCCAAGGGACTAGCCTATGCGCTGGTGTTTGCCGCCTTGGCCGAGCTGGTGCGCGGCCGCTGGAATGCAACCTGGGCGCTGCTGGGCGGGGCCGTTGCGTTTCATGTGCTGGTCGGCGGCTGGACGATGGTCGCCGTGGCGTTCTGTTGGCTGGCATCCGGCGCCGCGCGACCGCGGCTGCTATCCATGCTGCCAGGTCTTGCCCTGGGGGCGATTCTCTCATTGGCCGGCCTGATTCCGGCGCTGGCATTGAACTGGGGCGCAGATCCCGATGTGGTGCGCAGTGCGAACGCCATCTACTCGTTCGAGCGCTTGCCGCATCACCTGTCGTTTTTCGATTTTCCGAGCCGTTTCAAAATTCGATTCGCCTTCTTGGTCCTTGTGTGGGGATGGCTGTCGCAGTTTTTTGCCACGAGCCCTGGGCGACTGCGTTTGCGCCGCGTGGTCAATGCTTCGTTGGCCGTGGCGGGAGTGGGCATTGGCATCAGCTTGGCGCGCGATTATCGACCCGAATTGGCCGCCAGCTTGTTGCGCTATTATTGGTTTCGCTTGGCCGACGCATTTGTTCCCTTGGGTGTCGCCACGGGCGCTACGATGGTGGCATTTCAACTGGGCAACATTCGGCCGCGCTGGCGCGTGGCGGCGCCGGTGATGCTTGCCCTGATCGCGACGTGGCTGTTGGAACCTCAACTTGCGGCGCGGATCGCGCCCGAGGCGCCGCGTGCCGACAAGCCGGGCAAAACCGCGAACCTGGCCGATTGGCGCGACGCCTGCGATTGGATTGCCGCGCACACACCGGTCGAGGCAACCTTTCTCACTCCGCGTACTGCCCAAACCTTCAAGTGGTACGCGGGGCGGAGTGAGGTCGCCACCTGGAAAGACTTGCCGCAGGATGCCGACAGCATCGTCGCCTGGCGCCGGCGGTTGGAAGATCTGTACGGCACGGGCGATTCGTCCGAACCGTGGTACGATAGCCTGGCCGAGATCGACGTCGCACGCTTGCGCCGCGTCGGCGAGAAATACGGGGCAAGGTTCATTGTCTGCGAGTCGGACCCACCGCTCGATTTGCCCTGCTTGTATCGCAACTCGACGTACGCCGTGTACGAGCTTGGACCTGGGACGAAATGACCATGACCGATGACGTGCCAGGCGATGCCGCAGACGATTTACCTTTGTGGCTTGGCCACAGATTGCAACAACCGCTGCCGCCCGAATCGGTGCGCGCCGCGTTTGCTCCTTCGCTCAGCTATGGGCGCCATTTTGGTCCGCCTGGCCATGACGCCCGTAGCGCCGCGGTGTTGGTCCTGCTATATCGGCGCGACGGCCAGTGGCTGGTCCCGTTCACGGTGCGTCCCGACACGATGGCGGACCATGCCGGGCAAGTCAGTTTTCCCGGTGGGATGGTCGAGTCGGGCGAAACGACACGCGACGGGGCGTTGCGCGAATTGGAAGAAGAGTTGGGCGTAGCGCGCGATTCGGTCGAAGTATTGGGCAGCCTGTCGCCGATGTTTTTGTTTGTCAGCAATTTTCGGATTACCCCCTGGGTCGCCGTCGCACGCGCTCCGATTGCATTTCGTCCTTGCGATCGCGAGGTGGCCGAGGTGCTCGAAGTGCCGGTGGCGCACATGATGAACTCGGCCAACTACGGTGTACATCATCATCAGCGCGGCGAGTTGCGGTTCTCGGCCCCGTATCTTGGCTGGCACCAATATCACGTGTGGGGCGCCACGTGCATCATCCTGGCGGAACTGGTGGCGATCCTTTCGGAAGGACAGGCCGCGAGCTTCGCCTACGGTCACGACAGGCGACCTTAGTTGTCACGCGCCATGTTGCCGCAGAAGCGCGCAATGGCGGGTGAACGGCCCGGGGTTCCAGAGATGCGGACTGGTCCGGTTATGCGGTTGCGAGAGGCGAATTCCCCTGCGCCCCGCTCTTAACCGAAAGCCATGATTGAGGATGAGCCAGGCGCCACAAACTCCGCAATACGAGCTGACTCGACTTCAGTCGGTCGACGAGCTTAGGTCGATCGCCGCCGCTTGGGACGAACTATGGTGGCGTAGCGAGGGCTTGTTTCCCACGGCACGGGCCGCGACCGTCGCGCAATGTGCCGCACAGTTCGCGCAGGGTGAGCGCGTCTGTGCGCTGGTGGTTAGTCGGGGCGATCGGCTGTTGGCGGCGTTGCCACTGGTGGGCGCGCGCGTCAAACACGTATTGCCCGTGGGGGGATTGGCAGGTAACGCCTGGACGCCGGCAGGGGACCTGCTGTTGGATCCCGACTGCGACGTGCCCAGCGTGCTCGATACGCTTGTAAGCGGAGTGGCCGGGTTGCCCTGGCCGCTGGTATGGTTGGAAGCCGCGATGATGGATTCTGCGCGGTGGATTGGATTGCACGAAGCGCTGGGTCGCGCCGGGTTGATGTCATTTGTGCAAGATCGATTTGCCGTGGCACGCTGCGGCATCGACCGGTATTGGGAGAGCTATCAACGTGGCCGTTCGCGCAACTTGCGGCGCGCCATGCGCCGTGCGACGCGTGCCGCTGAGCAGTTCGGCGAGATTGGTTTCGAACTGCACACGCCCGCCGCCACGGACAAAGTCAACCGCCTGCTACGCCGCGGGTTCGAAGTTGAAGACTCGAGTTGGAAGGGGGAGGCCGGCAGCTCGGTGTTGAGCAATCCCGGCATGTTTGATTTCTTTGCGCACCAAGCCCAACAGTTGGCCACGTGGGGGCAATTGGCGGTCTCCCTGCTGACGATCAACGGTGAAGCCATCGCCTTCGAGTATGCCCTGGCCGCCAAGGGGGCATATGCCCCGGTGAAGGTGGGTTACGATCCGCGCTTCAGCGAGGTGAAGCCGGGACAGCTGCTGCGCTGGCATTTGCTGCGCACGCTGCACACCGAGGGGCGATGGTCGGGCG is a window from the Pirellulales bacterium genome containing:
- a CDS encoding CoA pyrophosphatase; translated protein: MTDDVPGDAADDLPLWLGHRLQQPLPPESVRAAFAPSLSYGRHFGPPGHDARSAAVLVLLYRRDGQWLVPFTVRPDTMADHAGQVSFPGGMVESGETTRDGALRELEEELGVARDSVEVLGSLSPMFLFVSNFRITPWVAVARAPIAFRPCDREVAEVLEVPVAHMMNSANYGVHHHQRGELRFSAPYLGWHQYHVWGATCIILAELVAILSEGQAASFAYGHDRRP
- a CDS encoding GNAT family N-acetyltransferase, with the protein product MSQAPQTPQYELTRLQSVDELRSIAAAWDELWWRSEGLFPTARAATVAQCAAQFAQGERVCALVVSRGDRLLAALPLVGARVKHVLPVGGLAGNAWTPAGDLLLDPDCDVPSVLDTLVSGVAGLPWPLVWLEAAMMDSARWIGLHEALGRAGLMSFVQDRFAVARCGIDRYWESYQRGRSRNLRRAMRRATRAAEQFGEIGFELHTPAATDKVNRLLRRGFEVEDSSWKGEAGSSVLSNPGMFDFFAHQAQQLATWGQLAVSLLTINGEAIAFEYALAAKGAYAPVKVGYDPRFSEVKPGQLLRWHLLRTLHTEGRWSGVDFVGPISHATARWSTTTYRLCRMVIAPPRFSSRLLLAGYRMAKYRGNVSETISEPALLAEDRSEPAFAATSAD
- the prpB gene encoding methylisocitrate lyase — translated: MASISPGTLLRDAVKESTILIPGAFDALAAKLIERAGFRAMYLSGAAFSAGALALPDIGLFTLSELANETTRLTRSVSIPLIVDADTGFGEAVNVERTVTELIAAGAAAIQLEDQRLPKRCGHLSGKTLVEPAEMCSKLRAAVAARGNSDVIILARTDARGVHGMDAALDRAHRYLDAGADWIFPEALGTIAEFEQFAHTIRAPLVANMTEFGQSPLLPLADLQQLGYAGVLLPVTLLRVAMKAVTDALAVIAGTGTQQGLLDRMQSRQELYDLLGYTGYEARDRAYFHHEANS
- a CDS encoding DUF6798 domain-containing protein → MSAAAMHEEPPHGQQPNRWGHCAEIALVFLVFALYAGWPIPEPNEPYYLAKAKHHWDPSWIDHDFFLDSADSHWTFYVTVGWLSRWLSLPTMALAGRVVTWLLLACAWQRLSWALVPRRGAALLSAALLVALNENFQMAGEWVVGGFEAKGLAYALVFAALAELVRGRWNATWALLGGAVAFHVLVGGWTMVAVAFCWLASGAARPRLLSMLPGLALGAILSLAGLIPALALNWGADPDVVRSANAIYSFERLPHHLSFFDFPSRFKIRFAFLVLVWGWLSQFFATSPGRLRLRRVVNASLAVAGVGIGISLARDYRPELAASLLRYYWFRLADAFVPLGVATGATMVAFQLGNIRPRWRVAAPVMLALIATWLLEPQLAARIAPEAPRADKPGKTANLADWRDACDWIAAHTPVEATFLTPRTAQTFKWYAGRSEVATWKDLPQDADSIVAWRRRLEDLYGTGDSSEPWYDSLAEIDVARLRRVGEKYGARFIVCESDPPLDLPCLYRNSTYAVYELGPGTK